A genomic segment from Vicinamibacteria bacterium encodes:
- a CDS encoding diacylglycerol kinase family protein, which translates to MRVRAILNPRAGVDAGRALETLRRGRPSWPDLTVRLTEGPRNARELAREAVAEGTDLLLVAGGDGTVNEAAQGMIGSETMLGVVPVGSGNGLARSLGIPLQPGAALSALETGVPRRMDVGLVNGEPFLNVAGAGFDAAVGKAFHHNGKDGGRRGIMTYLRLGLAGAFSYPAAHVTLEAGGERIEARILVVAFANGAQYGAGAVIAPRARLDDGRLEVVLVEEASPLELVLNTPRLFLGTIEGFSRYRRVTCASALLTAAAPIEHHRDGEPEPEAARLEVGLLPRALRVLVPRATAEDAKGPFTG; encoded by the coding sequence GTGAGGGTGCGCGCCATCCTGAACCCGCGGGCGGGCGTGGACGCCGGACGCGCCCTGGAGACGCTCCGGCGGGGCCGGCCCTCCTGGCCCGATCTCACCGTCCGCCTGACCGAGGGCCCGCGGAACGCCCGGGAGTTGGCCCGCGAGGCGGTGGCGGAGGGGACCGACCTCCTCCTGGTGGCGGGGGGAGACGGCACCGTGAACGAGGCGGCCCAAGGAATGATCGGGTCGGAGACGATGCTGGGCGTGGTCCCCGTGGGCTCGGGGAATGGCCTGGCCCGGTCCCTGGGCATTCCCCTCCAACCGGGAGCGGCCTTGAGCGCCTTGGAGACGGGGGTGCCCCGCAGGATGGACGTCGGCCTCGTCAACGGCGAGCCCTTCCTCAATGTGGCGGGGGCCGGCTTCGACGCCGCGGTGGGGAAAGCCTTTCACCACAACGGGAAGGACGGGGGTCGGCGGGGCATCATGACCTACCTGCGGCTGGGTCTGGCCGGTGCCTTCTCCTACCCGGCCGCGCACGTGACCCTGGAAGCGGGCGGGGAGAGGATCGAGGCGCGGATCCTGGTCGTGGCGTTCGCGAACGGAGCCCAATATGGAGCGGGCGCGGTGATCGCGCCGCGCGCACGGCTCGACGATGGCCGCCTGGAGGTGGTGCTGGTGGAGGAGGCCTCTCCCCTGGAGCTCGTCCTCAACACCCCGCGGCTATTCCTGGGGACCATCGAGGGCTTTTCGCGCTACCGGCGGGTGACGTGCGCCTCCGCGCTCCTGACCGCGGCCGCGCCCATCGAGCACCACCGCGACGGCGAGCCGGAGCCGGAGGCCGCTCGTCTGGAAGTAGGGCTGCTCCCACGCGCGCTCCGCGTGCTCGTCCCGCGGGCCACCGCGGAGGACGCGAAGGGACCGTTCACCGGCTGA
- a CDS encoding glycosyltransferase — protein MRILHVDTASGWRGGQNQVLLTASGMAARGHTVILACRAGGLLESRARAAGLEVCALPFKGDLWPPAIVGLARILRRTGAEVAQLHDPHAVSSGLLAATLAGGSRLIATRRVDFCLPGYLSRRKYAACRRVIVVSRAIASVLEKHGLSPDRLSLVYEGVPDRPPQAGGRAALGIPEGAPVVGNVAALTDHKDHVSLIEAAARVRARIPEVWFVIVGDGERRDHLEALARQRGLGDHCLFTGFRTDLDRLLPAFTVFCLSSHLEGLGTSLLDAMAFGLPVVATAAGGIPEAVEDGRTGRVVPVRDPDALAAALVEVLTDRECQRALGAAGRLRFLERFTADRMVEATLRVYEEAG, from the coding sequence ATGAGAATCCTCCATGTCGACACCGCATCCGGCTGGCGAGGGGGACAGAACCAAGTCCTGCTCACCGCCTCCGGGATGGCCGCCCGCGGTCACACGGTGATCCTGGCCTGCCGCGCGGGCGGGCTCTTGGAGTCGAGGGCCCGGGCCGCCGGGCTCGAGGTGTGCGCCCTGCCCTTCAAGGGCGACCTCTGGCCTCCCGCCATCGTCGGCCTGGCTCGGATCCTGAGGCGAACGGGGGCGGAGGTGGCCCAGCTTCACGACCCCCACGCGGTGTCGAGCGGCCTTCTGGCCGCCACCCTGGCGGGGGGGAGCCGCCTCATCGCCACCCGCCGTGTGGACTTCTGCCTTCCTGGATATCTCTCCCGCCGGAAGTACGCCGCTTGCCGGCGCGTCATCGTGGTCAGCCGCGCCATCGCCTCCGTCCTGGAGAAGCATGGTCTTTCCCCCGACCGCCTGAGCCTTGTCTATGAAGGGGTCCCCGACCGGCCGCCGCAGGCGGGCGGTCGGGCGGCGCTCGGGATTCCAGAGGGCGCTCCCGTCGTGGGCAACGTGGCCGCCCTGACCGACCACAAGGACCACGTCTCCCTGATCGAGGCCGCGGCGCGCGTCCGAGCCCGGATCCCCGAGGTGTGGTTCGTGATCGTGGGAGACGGGGAGCGACGGGATCACCTTGAGGCCCTGGCCCGCCAGCGGGGTCTCGGCGACCACTGCCTCTTCACCGGCTTCCGCACCGACCTGGACCGCCTCCTGCCCGCCTTCACCGTCTTCTGCCTCTCCTCGCACTTGGAAGGACTCGGCACCAGCCTCCTCGACGCCATGGCCTTCGGCCTGCCCGTGGTAGCCACCGCCGCGGGGGGGATCCCGGAGGCGGTGGAGGATGGCCGGACGGGACGGGTGGTGCCGGTGCGTGACCCGGATGCCCTCGCCGCCGCTCTGGTCGAAGTCCTGACCGATCGCGAATGCCAGCGCGCCTTGGGGGCGGCGGGACGGCTCCGGTTCCTCGAGCGGTTCACCGCCGACCGCATGGTGGAGGCGACGTTGCGCGTCTACGAGGAGGCCGGGTGA
- a CDS encoding glycosyltransferase family 2 protein, which translates to MPRSSGYTAQVTEWTPLSAVVITQDEEARLPAALESVGFCDEVVVVDSGSTDRTREIAKSAGARVLVNSPWPGFVAQRNVAVEAARHDWVLALDADERVTPSLREEIQALRARSFDRAGYRIPRAAFYLGRWIRATDWYPDPQIRLFDRTRGRWEGTLVHESVSVRGPVGRLRSDLAHYPYEDISHHLRKIDRYTELWAAQAFAAGRRTGVLEMVGSCAWAFLRNYVWKHGFILGSAGITVSTLNAYYTYVKLAKLQELARGDGRGRPPA; encoded by the coding sequence ATGCCGCGATCAAGCGGCTATACTGCCCAGGTGACCGAGTGGACGCCTCTTTCCGCGGTCGTTATCACGCAGGACGAGGAAGCCCGGCTGCCCGCCGCGCTGGAGAGCGTCGGCTTCTGCGACGAGGTGGTGGTGGTGGACTCCGGGTCCACGGATCGCACCCGCGAGATCGCGAAGTCGGCGGGGGCTCGGGTCCTCGTGAACTCGCCCTGGCCCGGCTTCGTCGCCCAGCGCAACGTGGCCGTGGAGGCGGCCCGCCACGACTGGGTCCTGGCTTTGGACGCCGACGAGCGGGTGACCCCCTCCCTGCGGGAAGAGATCCAGGCCCTGCGCGCCCGCAGCTTCGACCGCGCGGGCTACCGCATCCCCCGCGCCGCTTTCTACCTAGGCCGGTGGATCCGCGCCACCGACTGGTACCCCGATCCCCAGATCCGCCTTTTCGACCGAACCCGCGGTCGTTGGGAGGGGACCCTCGTCCACGAGTCGGTCAGCGTCCGGGGCCCCGTGGGTCGTCTCCGCTCCGACCTGGCGCACTATCCCTACGAGGACATAAGCCACCACCTGCGCAAGATCGACCGTTACACCGAGCTGTGGGCGGCGCAGGCGTTCGCGGCGGGGCGCCGGACGGGGGTCCTGGAGATGGTCGGCTCCTGCGCTTGGGCCTTCCTCCGTAACTATGTCTGGAAGCACGGGTTCATCCTGGGGTCTGCAGGCATCACCGTGTCCACCTTGAACGCTTACTACACCTACGTGAAGCTGGCCAAGCTCCAGGAGCTGGCTCGGGGAGATGGGCGGGGACGACCTCCCGCATGA
- the pyrE gene encoding orotate phosphoribosyltransferase, which produces MSAELLRIFQERGALQEGHFLLSSGLHSSRYLQCALLLMDPRLATWLGQELAGRLRPLLGGASPGAVVAPALGGILVAHEVARGLGVRGLFMEREGGRMTLRRGFTLGEDEAVVVVEDVITTGGSTREVMDAVREQGARVVAAGSLVDRSGGAADLGVPRASLLTLEAPTYPPETCPLCAAGGRPEKPGSRR; this is translated from the coding sequence ATGAGTGCCGAGCTGCTCCGCATCTTCCAGGAGCGGGGAGCCCTCCAAGAGGGTCACTTCCTTCTCTCCTCCGGCCTCCATTCCTCCCGCTACCTGCAGTGCGCGCTCCTCCTCATGGACCCCCGGCTGGCCACGTGGCTCGGCCAGGAGCTCGCGGGCCGCCTGCGGCCACTCCTTGGGGGGGCCTCGCCCGGTGCGGTGGTGGCCCCTGCCCTGGGCGGGATCCTGGTGGCCCACGAGGTGGCGCGCGGGCTCGGCGTGCGCGGCCTCTTCATGGAGCGCGAAGGGGGGCGGATGACTCTGCGGCGCGGCTTCACGCTCGGGGAGGACGAAGCGGTGGTGGTGGTGGAAGACGTGATCACGACCGGCGGCTCCACGCGCGAGGTCATGGATGCGGTCCGCGAGCAGGGGGCGCGGGTAGTGGCGGCGGGAAGCCTGGTCGACCGCAGCGGCGGCGCCGCGGACCTGGGGGTGCCGCGGGCAAGCTTGCTGACCCTGGAGGCGCCGACTTATCCCCCCGAGACCTGTCCGCTCTGCGCCGCGGGAGGAAGACCGGAGAAGCCCGGCTCGCGGCGCTGA
- the truA gene encoding tRNA pseudouridine(38-40) synthase TruA produces the protein MPLYRITLAYDGTDFEGWQLQARGGTVRTVQGVLEHALAQLAGGGRVAVVAAGRTDTGVHALGQVASFELPRGMASPDLLRALNGLLPPDVRVLEAAPAPEGFHARRSARSKQYRYVLDTGPVQLPTRRRFAGHVPFHLDRAPVEAAAALYLGERDFASLASAGGSVRTTVRTVTRSEAGWEEGTLTYVVEADGFLRRMVRGLVGGLVAVGRGAASVDDLARALLACDRRAWPAPAPACGLTLVRVEYPEPGGGVLR, from the coding sequence ATGCCCCTCTACCGGATCACCCTCGCCTACGACGGCACCGATTTCGAGGGCTGGCAGCTGCAGGCTCGGGGGGGCACCGTCCGCACCGTGCAGGGGGTCCTCGAGCACGCCCTGGCCCAGTTGGCGGGGGGGGGCCGGGTAGCGGTGGTGGCCGCCGGTCGCACCGACACCGGCGTCCATGCCCTGGGCCAGGTCGCATCCTTCGAGCTTCCCCGCGGGATGGCCTCCCCCGACCTCCTGCGCGCGCTCAACGGTCTCCTCCCCCCCGACGTCCGGGTGCTCGAAGCGGCCCCCGCCCCCGAAGGTTTCCACGCCCGGAGGAGCGCCCGCTCCAAGCAGTATCGCTACGTGCTCGACACCGGCCCCGTGCAGCTCCCCACCCGCCGGCGCTTCGCCGGCCACGTCCCCTTCCACCTCGACCGGGCCCCCGTGGAGGCGGCGGCCGCGCTCTACCTCGGGGAGCGCGACTTCGCCTCCCTCGCCTCCGCCGGGGGATCGGTGCGGACGACCGTCCGCACCGTGACCCGCTCCGAGGCGGGCTGGGAGGAGGGCACCCTCACGTACGTGGTCGAGGCGGACGGCTTTCTGCGCCGCATGGTGCGCGGCCTGGTCGGGGGCCTAGTGGCGGTGGGTCGCGGGGCCGCCTCCGTGGACGACCTGGCGCGGGCTCTCCTCGCTTGCGACCGGCGGGCCTGGCCGGCCCCCGCTCCCGCCTGCGGCCTCACCCTGGTCCGGGTGGAATATCCGGAGCCCGGGGGCGGGGTGCTAAGATAG
- a CDS encoding isoprenyl transferase has protein sequence MSLVDLLDVVPSGSEERALLRSIDFARLPRHVAIIMDGNGRWAKLRRKRRVEGHRAGIASVRDVVETSARLGLQVLTLYAFSVENWKRPKTEVSTLMGLLKRYLRMELNTLLRNNIRFQVIGRMEDLPTDVQEELKRGIEETRERTGLLFNIALNYGGRAEITDAVQRLLVDVLANGRDPRRIDEAMLSSYLYTAGQPDPDLLIRTSGEMRISNFLLWQIAYAEIWVTDVLWPDFRRRHLLQAVADYQKRERRYGGIVPA, from the coding sequence ATGTCCCTGGTGGATCTCCTGGACGTGGTTCCTTCTGGCTCCGAGGAGCGGGCGCTCCTCCGGTCAATCGACTTCGCCCGCCTGCCCCGGCATGTGGCCATCATCATGGATGGCAATGGCCGCTGGGCGAAGCTCCGTCGGAAACGACGAGTGGAGGGGCACCGGGCGGGAATCGCCTCCGTGCGGGACGTGGTCGAGACCTCGGCCCGCCTCGGACTCCAGGTCCTCACCCTCTACGCGTTCTCGGTGGAGAACTGGAAGCGTCCCAAGACCGAGGTCTCCACCCTCATGGGGCTCCTCAAGCGCTACCTGAGGATGGAGCTGAACACCCTGCTGCGGAACAACATTCGTTTTCAAGTCATCGGGCGAATGGAGGACCTCCCTACGGACGTGCAGGAGGAGTTGAAACGGGGGATTGAGGAGACGCGGGAGCGGACCGGTCTCCTCTTCAACATCGCGCTCAACTACGGGGGCCGGGCCGAGATCACGGACGCGGTGCAGCGGCTGCTGGTGGACGTCCTCGCCAACGGGCGCGACCCCCGGCGCATCGACGAAGCCATGCTTTCTTCCTACCTTTACACCGCCGGCCAACCCGACCCCGACCTCCTGATTCGCACGAGCGGGGAGATGCGCATCTCGAATTTTCTCCTTTGGCAGATCGCCTACGCAGAGATATGGGTCACGGACGTGCTCTGGCCCGACTTCCGGCGGCGGCACCTCCTCCAAGCCGTCGCCGACTACCAGAAGCGCGAACGGCGGTACGGCGGGATCGTCCCCGCTTGA
- a CDS encoding phosphatidate cytidylyltransferase has translation MTVFAANLVRRIGTALLVLPLLLAAFLLGPPLLGVSIVAAAVLLGALEFFRFLEGRGLPPLRGPGLLLTAVLFLEVARPGGVGAPLWPLAALLLLAFALLPGRDLAQTVPAAGGTLLGAVYLGGLGGTIAALRVLEPLGEGAWRIVLLLVVIMASDTLAFFGGHAMGRHRLAPLLSPAKTVEGAAAGLLGGVLGALAVRALGLPRLPIFHAVALGLGVSAMGVLGDLNESLLKRWAGVKDSGTLFPGHGGMLDRLDSLLFGAPVLYYYFLYVR, from the coding sequence ATGACGGTTTTCGCCGCGAACCTGGTCCGGCGCATCGGGACCGCCCTGCTTGTCCTGCCCCTCCTCTTGGCCGCCTTCCTCCTGGGGCCGCCCCTGCTGGGCGTTTCCATCGTGGCCGCGGCCGTGCTCTTGGGCGCCCTCGAGTTCTTCCGGTTCCTGGAGGGGCGCGGCCTCCCCCCCCTGCGCGGGCCCGGACTGCTCTTGACTGCGGTCTTGTTCCTAGAGGTGGCTCGGCCCGGCGGGGTGGGGGCTCCGCTCTGGCCCCTGGCCGCCCTGCTCCTGCTCGCCTTTGCCCTCCTCCCCGGCCGGGATCTCGCACAGACCGTCCCCGCCGCGGGGGGCACCCTCCTGGGGGCGGTCTATCTGGGCGGGCTTGGCGGCACGATCGCGGCCCTACGGGTCCTGGAGCCTTTGGGGGAGGGGGCCTGGCGGATCGTATTGCTGCTGGTCGTCATCATGGCCTCGGACACCCTGGCCTTCTTCGGGGGGCACGCCATGGGCCGGCACCGGCTGGCTCCCCTCCTCTCGCCCGCCAAGACCGTGGAGGGGGCGGCGGCGGGCCTCCTCGGCGGCGTCCTGGGGGCGCTCGCGGTGCGGGCGCTCGGCCTGCCCCGACTCCCGATCTTCCACGCGGTGGCCCTGGGCTTGGGGGTGTCGGCGATGGGGGTCCTGGGGGACCTGAACGAGAGCTTGCTGAAGCGGTGGGCGGGGGTGAAGGACTCGGGGACGCTCTTCCCCGGCCACGGGGGCATGCTGGATCGGCTGGACAGCTTGCTCTTCGGGGCGCCGGTCCTATACTATTACTTTCTGTACGTTCGCTGA
- a CDS encoding 1-deoxy-D-xylulose-5-phosphate reductoisomerase: MKGLSILGSTGSVGTNVLRVVDAFPGRFRVVGLAAGSNVERLAEQVARYRPRVVSVASASASEALGRLVALDGTRVGVGEGGMVEVATHPEAQTVVASAVGAVGLLPTYRALEAGKDVALANKETLVIAGELMLALSRARGGRLLPIDSEHCALHQCLEGRRPEEVRRLILTASGGPFRDRPRETFDRITPAEALQHPTWSMGRKITIDSATLMNKGLEVIEAHWLFGVPAERVEVLIHPQSVVHSLAEFVDGTILAQLGVTDMRLPIQYALSYPERWEAAIPGLDFTKARRLDFDRPDCDRFPCLGLAYKALAAGGSACAVLNAANEVAVAAFLDGRIPFTSIPDSIQEVLEAHPPEPVNDLSDVLEADAWARDRAREALSRRDAARVIS, encoded by the coding sequence ATGAAGGGCCTGAGCATTCTCGGAAGCACGGGGTCGGTGGGCACCAACGTGCTCCGGGTCGTGGATGCCTTTCCCGGCCGCTTCCGGGTGGTGGGCCTGGCCGCGGGGAGCAACGTGGAACGGTTGGCCGAGCAGGTAGCGCGCTACCGGCCGCGGGTCGTCTCCGTGGCCAGTGCCAGCGCGAGTGAGGCCCTGGGGCGGCTGGTGGCCCTGGACGGGACCCGGGTCGGGGTGGGGGAGGGGGGAATGGTCGAGGTGGCCACCCATCCCGAAGCCCAAACCGTGGTCGCGTCGGCGGTAGGCGCGGTGGGACTCCTGCCCACGTACCGCGCGCTGGAAGCGGGCAAGGACGTGGCCCTGGCCAACAAGGAGACCCTGGTGATCGCGGGGGAGCTGATGCTGGCCCTGTCCCGGGCCCGGGGGGGCCGGCTCCTGCCCATCGATAGCGAGCACTGCGCGCTCCACCAATGCCTGGAGGGGCGGCGGCCGGAGGAGGTGCGCCGTCTCATTCTGACCGCTTCCGGGGGCCCCTTCCGCGACCGCCCCCGCGAGACCTTCGACCGCATCACCCCCGCGGAGGCCCTGCAACACCCGACCTGGTCCATGGGCCGAAAGATCACCATCGACTCCGCCACCCTCATGAACAAGGGCCTCGAGGTCATCGAAGCTCACTGGCTCTTCGGGGTGCCGGCGGAGCGGGTGGAGGTTCTCATCCACCCCCAGTCCGTCGTGCACTCCCTGGCCGAGTTCGTGGACGGGACGATCCTGGCCCAGCTGGGTGTCACCGACATGCGGCTCCCCATTCAGTACGCTCTGTCCTACCCCGAGCGGTGGGAGGCGGCCATACCCGGCCTCGATTTCACAAAGGCCCGGCGCCTCGACTTCGACCGGCCCGATTGCGATCGCTTCCCTTGCCTGGGCCTCGCCTACAAGGCGCTGGCCGCGGGCGGCTCCGCTTGTGCGGTCCTGAACGCCGCTAACGAAGTGGCGGTGGCGGCCTTTCTCGACGGGCGGATCCCTTTCACCTCCATCCCCGACTCCATCCAGGAGGTTCTGGAAGCCCACCCCCCGGAGCCCGTGAACGACCTTTCCGACGTTCTGGAGGCGGACGCCTGGGCCCGGGATCGAGCGCGCGAGGCCCTGAGCCGGCGCGACGCCGCCCGGGTAATTTCCTAG
- the rseP gene encoding RIP metalloprotease RseP, with protein sequence MEILNTTLAFVLVLGIIIFVHEFGHLITAKAFGMRVFIFSFGFGRRLLGFKWGDTDCRLSLVPLGGYVKLEGEPEDHLSEDTRALGDGRDFTSRPRWQRFLVYLAGPTMNAVLTVGVLSTFYMIGFAVEASRFDRPILGAVEAGSPAAAAGLLPGDEILAIDGQPQATWEEAQYHILLRPERALVLRVRRGSEEREVTVRSTTEAETKVGSIGAHPLVRIGQVLKGQPAEGAGLRPEDAILKIGDKPIRSFSEIPPLVGASPGKPLAIEIWREGQILQFTITPRDEGSGPRIGIGPKTVVRKFGPLSAVREAVRWSWEMTRQTFDVMGRLVTAQISPKTMMGPLGIAKASGDAARGGPGSLLFLVAVISLQVGILNLFPLAPLDGGHLAILASEGLLRRDFSVTVKTWIMNAGALVIFLLIGLVLYSDLSKTALLGRFLP encoded by the coding sequence ATGGAAATCCTCAACACCACCCTCGCCTTCGTGCTCGTGCTCGGCATCATCATCTTCGTGCACGAGTTCGGCCACCTCATCACGGCCAAGGCCTTCGGCATGCGGGTCTTCATCTTCTCCTTCGGCTTCGGTCGCCGCCTCCTTGGCTTCAAGTGGGGCGACACCGACTGCCGCCTCTCGCTCGTCCCCCTCGGGGGCTACGTGAAGCTCGAGGGCGAGCCCGAAGACCACCTCAGCGAGGACACTCGGGCGCTCGGCGATGGCCGCGACTTCACGAGTCGGCCCCGTTGGCAGCGCTTCCTCGTCTACTTGGCCGGGCCCACCATGAACGCGGTCCTGACCGTGGGCGTGCTCAGCACTTTCTACATGATCGGGTTCGCGGTGGAGGCCAGCCGCTTCGACCGCCCGATCCTGGGGGCGGTGGAGGCGGGTTCGCCGGCGGCCGCGGCCGGGCTCTTGCCCGGCGACGAGATCCTGGCCATCGACGGTCAACCCCAGGCCACCTGGGAGGAGGCCCAGTATCACATCCTGCTCCGCCCCGAGCGCGCGCTCGTGTTGCGGGTACGGCGGGGCTCCGAGGAGCGCGAGGTGACGGTGCGCTCGACCACGGAGGCGGAGACGAAGGTGGGCAGCATCGGGGCCCATCCCCTCGTACGCATCGGGCAGGTGCTCAAGGGCCAGCCCGCGGAGGGGGCGGGCCTCCGACCGGAGGACGCCATCCTGAAGATCGGAGACAAGCCCATCCGGTCGTTCTCCGAGATCCCGCCCCTGGTGGGCGCCTCCCCGGGCAAGCCCCTAGCCATCGAAATCTGGCGCGAGGGCCAGATCCTGCAGTTCACCATCACGCCCCGGGACGAGGGATCGGGCCCCCGCATCGGCATCGGCCCCAAGACCGTGGTCCGTAAGTTCGGCCCCCTGTCCGCGGTTCGGGAGGCGGTGCGGTGGAGCTGGGAAATGACCCGGCAGACGTTCGACGTCATGGGTCGGCTGGTGACCGCCCAGATCTCGCCCAAGACCATGATGGGTCCGCTGGGGATCGCCAAGGCTTCGGGCGATGCGGCGAGGGGAGGGCCGGGGTCCCTGCTCTTTCTGGTGGCGGTGATCAGCCTTCAGGTCGGAATTCTCAACCTGTTCCCGCTTGCCCCTCTGGACGGCGGCCATTTGGCCATTCTCGCCTCCGAGGGACTCCTGCGGCGGGACTTCAGCGTCACCGTGAAGACCTGGATCATGAACGCGGGCGCGCTCGTGATCTTCTTGCTCATCGGCCTCGTGCTCTACTCGGACCTCAGCAAGACGGCCCTGCTCGGGAGGTTCCTGCCCTAG